The Lentisphaera araneosa HTCC2155 DNA segment CAATGGTTGGCCAGTTCAAGTCCAGGAGTTGATCTTGTGAGTGCTGTAGGTATTAATTCAAATGATAGAGTTGTGGGTCTACGCAATGTGACCCAAGAAGATCTCACCTATTTTGCTGGTGGCCCGAGTGTGGGAACTGGTGATGTGCGTGTATTACACGGCTATCCTCACGCCATAAAAGTCTATGCTTTGGCAGAAGCTTACCTGATGACCGGCAATTATAGTTTGGAAAGGCCTTTGAAAGCGTTTGCGGCTACACTAATCAAGGGGCAAAAAGCAGAAGGGGATTTTGACTATAATTATAAAAAGGGGCCGCGCTGGGATAATTCGATTTCCTTTTGGAATTATCAAGCCCTAAAAGCTTTGGATGCGATTGATTTAGAATTTGATGGTCTTGATGAAGCGATTACTCGATCAATTCCTCGCATGAAGCTCATGGCAAAATATCACTTTCCCTATTCGGGAACATCAAAGCCAAGTGCTGGTCGAGGAAATGCGGGCTTAGCGGCAGCAGGAGCTTTGTGCTTGCAATTATTGGGGGCGGCAAAAGGTGACAGTTATGTGGATAATATTATGGATCGCCTTCGCAAAGAAGCTGTGCCTCAAATGAATTGGAATCATTCACCTAAAAAATGGGTCATGTATGCTTGGTATTATCAAACCTTTGCGATGTTTCAGCATGGAGGCAAGCATTGGAAAGAATGGAACTCAGCATTTCAAAAAGTTCTCATTAAAAATCAACATCCCGAGGGTTACTGGTCGCATGAATTAGCTTGGGGAGCAGGGAAGAATGTTGAAGCGAAGGCCTATCAAACTGCGATGTCGGCTTTGATGTTTACGGTTTACTTCCGTTATGGTATAGAAGCTGATAGAGCCACAATGAAAAAGAACAGAAAAGAAAAAGCTTTAAATGAAGATGAGACCATCGACATATTTTAGTTTCGGCACATAAAAAAGGCCTTTGCGAGATTCGCAAAGGCCTTTCTAAGATCTAAAAAATTCTTAGTGGCTGTGCTCGAGGTGCACGTGGTAGTAGGGCACAATAGCCATGATAGCTTTTGTGAGTTCCTCAGAGTACTTGCCATCGGCATTTTGTTTGACCTTCATAGCGGCAACCATAATGGCATGGTGCTTAGCTAAGCGGTCTTTGTAATCTTTTTGAGAAGCTTTCACACGTTGAGTCAAGAAGTAATGACTTATTGTTTCAATAACATTTTGTGCGTGAGTTTCTTTGTTTGTGACCCAACGGCTGAGTTGATTAGCTGACTGAGCATCAGTTTTTCCTGCGAGTTCCGCAATCATTTTACTAGCTTTGGCAGTGGTTTTTGTGTCTTCAAGCATTTGAATGACACGTGCGCCATCATCGTAAATTCCACAAGGCACTTCACAGTGAGCTTGAGCCGTTTGATTTGTCGTAATAGCTGTTAGGCCGATAATTCCGGCTGTAAGTAATTTTTTCATTAACATCGTAGGTCTCCTATTTAAATGCGTTCATATAATAAAAGCCAGTTTTCATTTTTGAAAACTTTATTTAAGCAAGACAGCATTTAGAAATGTGTTAATTAAGTCGTTTTTGAGCCGTTTTCTTAGAAAGTGACTTGGGTATTTTAAGTTTGCGTCCGATTTGTTGGCCCTGTTTATAGAGGGCAGGGTCAATTTTGTATTTATAAGAAATAGATCGCGTTCGAGGATTGAGGCTTGTGAAGAAATCTAATAAGGCGGGATTTCTTAGGTGAATGAGTGAGTTCTGGCTGGCATGTTTATTATGCTTCAAGCTTGATTCAAACCCCTCATATAAGCCTAGGAGGAATTGTTCTCGCCTCTGTCCAGCTTTCTTATATTCTTTCCAAAGGCTCTGACCTTGGGAGTAGAGAAAATTATAAATGTATTCCGCAGTGGCTATGTTTTGCAGTTCGCCATAAAACTCGAAGAAATATTTTTCTTCTCGATTCGAGTAATTTTTTAGAACTTTCACGTAAAAATATCGACTGCAAATATTGATAATTTGACTATGCCACATAGGGCAACGCTTGAAGGCTGTGCCAATTGAGCGAAAGGAGAAATTGTGCTCGTGCAAGTTATGATTATACTTATCCATCAGTGCTTGTGCTTTTATCGCGGCGTTAGTGGCCTCGTGTTGATTGCTTGATTTGGATAAAGCTAAGAGTTTATTGATTTTGTTGTTCAGTGAGGAGTGTTTTTGCGGGTTTCGCAAGCTGGCTTCGGATGAAATGCCGAGCTCAGAACAGGCTTTTTTAAAAGAGGGGCCATGGGAAGTCTCGTTGCTACCTTGGTAGGCGAGGTCGGCTATCATATGAGCCAGTTCATGTTTAAAAACATGTAAAACTTGATCCCAAGGGAATTCATAGAAGATAGTTTCTGCTAAGCAAATTTCATTTTTTGATTTAGACCAATGACCTAAAGTTTTGTTGAGCTTATTTGATATGCTCAAAGTTGGGCATGAAAGAGCGTAGTTTTTTAAGATGCCTTCGGCATGTTCTTGTAGACGCATGTACCAGGCTCGGTAGATATTTGTGTGGTCATCTTGCTTTGGCATAAAGAAAAAGTTTTTTTGTGATTGTTCAAAAGTAAAGCTCCGCTAATTTAGGCGGAATTAAAAATAATTGTCAATAGGAAGATACAATGTTAAAGAAAGTTGAAAATGCTTTTGAAAAGTTTTTGTTTACGAGTCGTTGGTTATTAGCTCCGTTCTACGTAGGTTTAGTTGTAGGTTTAGCGCTTCTCCTCGTTAAATTTTCGAAGGAAGTTTTTCATTTAGTGACGGTTATAGGGACAATTACCAAGTCAGAACTTATCATTTCTGTGCTGACACTCATAGATATTTCTCTCATTGCCAATTTGCTCGTCATCATCACTTTCAGTGCGTACGAAAGTTTTGTTTCTAAAATTGATGTGGTGATTGATGAAGATAAGCCGGGTTGGATGGGTAAAGTCGGCTTTGGTCAATTAAAGATTAAATTGATCGGCTCAATTGTGGCGATTTCTTCTATTGAATTGCTCAAAGTTTTTATGCGCGAAGGTGAATTGAATCCCCAAGAAGTGAAGTTAAAAATAGCGATGCATATTACCTTTGTCTTTTCAGGCTTATTGATGGCCTTAATGGATTGGTTATCGAATAAGAAATAGAGGGGGCAGTATGATTCAAACATTAGATAAATTTGTTAAAGACCTTAAAGATCCCGCAATTACCGAAACTTTTGATCAGGCGCCATTTAGTAAGCGTTTGGACTTGAGCCCCGCAAAAGCGGATTTGGTCAAAAAAGCTGAAGCGGTGATGGCAAAGTCACCTAAATTTAAAAGTTTAAGCGGTAAAAAGAAAGAGATGCTTGAATCGGCTTTTTATCTGGCTTGGGATTGTTTGGATGAAGGTCATGAAATCATTAGTAATATCGGTGATTTAGAAGCGAGTTATCTGCATTGCGTGATGCACCGAGTTGAAGGTGATTTACCAAATGCAAGTTATTGGTACCGCCGTTCAATTGCCTGTGACTTACATGACGAATTACCAAATCTCGTGTCCAACTTAGTTCCTACTGCTGCAGTTTTTAATGATCCTGTGGAGTATGGAAAGATGGAAGCTAAGATGGGGGCTGAATACAAAAAAGTTCGTCAATACGAATTCGCTTTGTATCTCAAGGAGATTTTTAAGTAATGGATTGCTCACGTTTTATTGTGGTCGAAGGAAGTGAAGGCGCAGGTAAAAGTACGGCCATTAAACTCATTAAAAATTTATTAGAAGAGCAGGGGCAAACGGTAACTTTAGCCAGAGAGCCAGGCGGAACACCCATGGCCGAAGATTTACGCACGGTGATTAAGTCAGCTTCGGTGGATGAGAAAGTTGACGCACGTACAGAGCTATTGATTATGTATGCCGCTCGGGTGCAATTAGTCGAGAATGTGATTCGTCCCGCACTTGAGCGAGGTGAATGGCTAGTTTGTGATCGCTTCTTTTATTCGACTTGGGCTTACCAAGGTGGAGGTCGTGAGTTAGGCTTAGATTTAATTCGTCCCATTCACGATATTTGCTTGGCAGATATGACTCCTGGTTTAACGATTTTTATGGATTTAGATCCAGAATTAGGGCTTGAGCGTGCGCGTGGTCGTGGAGCTCTCGATCGTTTTGAGCTTGAGCAAATTGACTTTTTTCATCGCACGCGAGCCATGTATACACAACTTTGCGATGAGCGCAAAGAAATGCAAAAGCTTGATGCATCTCAATCGCTGGAAGAAGTTCATGCCCACTTGCTCAATTTGATCCGTCCTTATATTGAGCAAAACTAAGATTTATGACACAAAGTCGCGAGTTCTTAAGGAAATGAATTTGCTTTTTAGGTAGATGAGTCAAGAATCATTTTAAGTTAATTAATTCTTCGGAGAACAAAGTGAAAATTTCGATTGCATCAGATCATGCAGGTTTTGAATTCAATAAAAAATTAAAAGATTACTTAGAATCTCAAGGCCATGAAGTTCAGAGCTTTGGTTGTGAAGGTTTAGATAGCTGTGACTACCCAGATTTTGGTATTCCTGCAGCAAAAACTGTTTCTACTGGCGAAGCCGATCGTGCCATTTTAGTATGTAATAATGGTATTGGTATGAGTATGCTCGCCAATAAGTTGGATGGTATTTTAGCTGCACTTGTTTACTCTGAAGAAACGGCACGCATGACGCGTCAGCATCACGGATCAAACGTGTTGTGTTTAGGTGCAGCGCAATTTAGCGAAGATGAACTCCTTGCATTTATTAAAGCATGGATGGAAACTGAATTTGAAGGTGGACGTCACGGTCGCCGCATTGGAAAAGTTCAAGATTTAGATGCTTAATGTTTTTTATTAAAAAAGCAGTTGTCTTTTTTATTAATCCCCTCGTGTTATTTTGTATAGCACTAGGGGTTTCTTTTTATCTATGGAAAAAGAAAGATGATAAGAAGCGAGCGTATAAAGTTGCGATGATCGCAAGTTTGTCAATTTTGCTGTTGAGTTTCCCCCCAGTGAGTCATTTGATTGCACGCCCTCTGGAGTATCAATACCCGCCCTCATCAAATCATTTAGATGCAAAATATATTGCAGTTTTGGGTTCGGGTCATAGTTCTCAGAAGCATTGGCCAGATAGTTTGAAGTTGAGTCGAACAGCACGATCGCGCTTGATGGAGGGTTTGAGGCAAAAGCAGTTGAATCCAGAGGCGAAATTTATATTTTTTGGTTTTGGCGTTAATGGCAAGCAGCCTCATGGAGAAATTATGACTCAGGCGGCTATTAGTTTGGGAGTGAATCCGGAAGATATTAGTTTTTCTGTTCAACCTCGAGACACGAATGAAGAGGCTCAATTCGCTAAAGAGGTTTGTGGAACTGAAAAGCTGCTCTTAGTGACGGATGCGACTCATACTCCTCGTGCGATGAAATTATTTAAAAGTTATGGCCTCAATGTTTTTGCGACTCCCGCAAATTATGAATCATATGGCGATGCTTGGTTTGTCCCCATGCCAAGTGCAGAAGCACTAGAGTTGACAAGAAAATCAATCTATGAATATGTGGGTTTGATTTGGGTTAACTTAAAGACTAAATGATTTTTTTGAGTTTGATTCTAGAAATTATGGCATAAGTTTGGCTTGATTAAATTTCAGGAGTAAACATGATTAGCAAGTTTTGGCAGGAAATTTTGACTCAGGCGGAGGCTGTGAAGCAGGATGAGCACCGTCTCGCAAAACTGATTGATGAAGCCATTTTATCCAAGTCCAGTATTGAGCAAGTTTTGACTTCTCGCCTCGCGGAAAGTTTAGGTGAAAAATATGTCAGTGCTGAAGATCTTGAACATATTTTTACGGAACTCTACGCTGAAGACCCGTTTTTAGCGAAGGCCGCAAAGAAAGATTTGAAGGCGATTTGTGATCGTGACCCCGCTTGCAACTGCTATGTCATTCCTATGCTGTACTACAAAGGTTTTCAGGCTTTACAAGCGTCTCGTTTAGCTCATATCTTATGGAATAAAGGTCGAGCCCATTTAGCTAGCCATATTCAATCTCGCAATGCTGAGATTTTTGGTGTGGATATTCACCCAGGTGCTCGCTTTGGTACAGGTATTCTCCTCGACCACGCTTCTTCATTTGTCGCAGGAGAAACGGCTGTTGTGGGTGATGATGTCTCGATCTTACACGAAGTTACCCTCGGGGGTTCAGGTAAGGAATGTGGAGATCGTCACCCGAAAGTGGGTAATGGCGTTCTCATTGGTGCAGGAGCTAAACTGCTAGGTAATATCTGTATTGGTGCAGGAGCTAAAATTGGTGCAGGAAGTGTTGTCCTTGATGATGTGGAAGGGCATACGACAGTTGTTGGCGTGCCGGCAAGACCCGTTGGTAAGCCCCTACATCAGAGCCCATCCAAGTATATGGATCATCATGTGGAGTAATCTGAGTCATAAAGATAGGCAAAAAAAGATTTACGCTTATAGTACGCACTCATAAAAATTTCTAAACAAAAACAAAATAAACTAAGGATAATACAATGGCAATTAAAGTCGGTATTAATGGTTTCGGTCGTATCGGTAGAAACGTTTTTCGCGCAGCTGCAAAACGTGACGATATTCAAATTGTAGGTATTAACGATCTTCTTGACGTAGACTACCTCGCATACATGCTTAAATATGACTCAGTACACGGTCGTTTCGACGGTTCTGTTGAAGTTGTTGACGGTAAACTCGTAGTAGACGGTTCTGAAGTTCGCGTTTCTGCTGAACGTAACCCTGCGGATCTCGCATGGGGCGACGTAAGCGCTGAAGTAGTAGTTGAATCAACTGGTTTCTTCCTTACAGACGAAACTGCACGTGGTCACATCGCTGCTGGCGCAAAGAAAGTTGTTCTTTCTGCTCCTTCTAAAGATGCTACTCCAATGTTCGTTTACGGTGTTAACACTGACAAGTACGCTGGTCAAGACATCGTTTCTAACGCTTCTTGCACAACTAACTGTCTTGCCCCTATCTCTAAAGTTCTTAACGACAAGTTCGGCATTAAGCGTGGTCTTATGACTACTGTTCACGCTGCAACTGCTACACAAAAAACTGTTGACGGTCCTTCTGCGAAAGACTGGAGAGGTGGTCGTGGTATTCTTGAGAATATCATTCCTTCATCAACTGGTGCAGCTAAAGCTGTAGGTAAAGTTCTTCCTGAGCTTAACGGTAAACTTACTGGTATGGCTTTCCGCGTTCCAACTTCTGACGTTTCTTGCGTTGACTTAACTGTTGAGCTCGAAAAAGATGCTTCTTACGAAGAAATCTGTGCAGAAATGAAGCGTGCTTCTGAAAACGAGCTTGCTGGTGTTCTCGGTTACACTGAAGATGCAGTAGTTGCTACTGACTTCCGTGGTTGCGAACTCACATCAATCTTCGATGCGAAAGCAGGTATTGCACTTGATGGCACATTCGTTAAGCTCGTATCTTGGTACGACAACGAAATGGGTTACTCAAACAAAGTACTCGACCTTATCACGGTTATCACTGCTTAAGCTTTAGATTTAGTATTGAAATTTCGAACGCAGCTCATATTTTGAGCTGCGTTTTTTATTTAATTCAGGATATATAATGAAAACTTTCGAAGAACTCTTTGAAGAGCTCAGTAAAAAAGCTGCAGCTGGAGATCCAAATTCAGGAACTGTTAAGGAACTCAATAAAGGTACTCACTTCATCGGGAAAAAAATTGTGGAAGAGGCAGCCGAAGTTTGGATGGCTGCAAAATTTGAGACTGACGACGATACAGCTCTAGAAATCTCTCAGTTGCTTTATCACCTTCAAGTCATGATGATTGATCAAAAGTTGACTCTCGAAGATATTTACAAAAAGCTTTAGTTTGATGCCGGTTTAAACCGGCTTTTTTTATGCGTAAACAAGATTATAAGATTCCAGTAACGATTCTCACCGGTTTTTTGGGAGCAGGCAAAACCACTTTGTTAAATAATTTAGTTGAACAGGGCGATAAACGTCTAGCACTAATTATAAATGAATTTGGCGAAGTAGGTCTAGATGGTGATTTAGTAACCAATGCAGAAGACCAAGTGCTTGAACTGAATAATGGTTGTCTTTGTTGTACAGTTAAGGGTGATTTGACCAAGATATTGTTAAACTTATTAAGTTGTGAAAAAGAATTTGATCAAATTGTTATTGAGACCACCGGTTTAGCAGATCCCGCTCCGGTTGCTGAGTTGATTTATTTTGACTCTCATGTGAATAAAAGGTTTTATCTGGATGGCATCGTTACGGTATTTGATTGTGCTAATGTGGATTCAGTTTTAGAGACGCCGGAAGGGCTTAAACAGTTGATATATGCGGATAAAGTTTTACTCAATAAGATGGATCTAGTTGAGGGATTTGATTTAGCAAGATTGAAAATTTTAAATCCTTTAGCAGACT contains these protein-coding regions:
- a CDS encoding superoxide dismutase [Ni], with the protein product MKKLLTAGIIGLTAITTNQTAQAHCEVPCGIYDDGARVIQMLEDTKTTAKASKMIAELAGKTDAQSANQLSRWVTNKETHAQNVIETISHYFLTQRVKASQKDYKDRLAKHHAIMVAAMKVKQNADGKYSEELTKAIMAIVPYYHVHLEHSH
- a CDS encoding DUF2786 domain-containing protein, giving the protein MPKQDDHTNIYRAWYMRLQEHAEGILKNYALSCPTLSISNKLNKTLGHWSKSKNEICLAETIFYEFPWDQVLHVFKHELAHMIADLAYQGSNETSHGPSFKKACSELGISSEASLRNPQKHSSLNNKINKLLALSKSSNQHEATNAAIKAQALMDKYNHNLHEHNFSFRSIGTAFKRCPMWHSQIINICSRYFYVKVLKNYSNREEKYFFEFYGELQNIATAEYIYNFLYSQGQSLWKEYKKAGQRREQFLLGLYEGFESSLKHNKHASQNSLIHLRNPALLDFFTSLNPRTRSISYKYKIDPALYKQGQQIGRKLKIPKSLSKKTAQKRLN
- a CDS encoding TIGR00645 family protein, which gives rise to MLKKVENAFEKFLFTSRWLLAPFYVGLVVGLALLLVKFSKEVFHLVTVIGTITKSELIISVLTLIDISLIANLLVIITFSAYESFVSKIDVVIDEDKPGWMGKVGFGQLKIKLIGSIVAISSIELLKVFMREGELNPQEVKLKIAMHITFVFSGLLMALMDWLSNKK
- the tmk gene encoding dTMP kinase, whose translation is MDCSRFIVVEGSEGAGKSTAIKLIKNLLEEQGQTVTLAREPGGTPMAEDLRTVIKSASVDEKVDARTELLIMYAARVQLVENVIRPALERGEWLVCDRFFYSTWAYQGGGRELGLDLIRPIHDICLADMTPGLTIFMDLDPELGLERARGRGALDRFELEQIDFFHRTRAMYTQLCDERKEMQKLDASQSLEEVHAHLLNLIRPYIEQN
- the rpiB gene encoding ribose 5-phosphate isomerase B, which encodes MKISIASDHAGFEFNKKLKDYLESQGHEVQSFGCEGLDSCDYPDFGIPAAKTVSTGEADRAILVCNNGIGMSMLANKLDGILAALVYSEETARMTRQHHGSNVLCLGAAQFSEDELLAFIKAWMETEFEGGRHGRRIGKVQDLDA
- a CDS encoding ElyC/SanA/YdcF family protein; the protein is MFFIKKAVVFFINPLVLFCIALGVSFYLWKKKDDKKRAYKVAMIASLSILLLSFPPVSHLIARPLEYQYPPSSNHLDAKYIAVLGSGHSSQKHWPDSLKLSRTARSRLMEGLRQKQLNPEAKFIFFGFGVNGKQPHGEIMTQAAISLGVNPEDISFSVQPRDTNEEAQFAKEVCGTEKLLLVTDATHTPRAMKLFKSYGLNVFATPANYESYGDAWFVPMPSAEALELTRKSIYEYVGLIWVNLKTK
- the cysE gene encoding serine O-acetyltransferase — translated: MISKFWQEILTQAEAVKQDEHRLAKLIDEAILSKSSIEQVLTSRLAESLGEKYVSAEDLEHIFTELYAEDPFLAKAAKKDLKAICDRDPACNCYVIPMLYYKGFQALQASRLAHILWNKGRAHLASHIQSRNAEIFGVDIHPGARFGTGILLDHASSFVAGETAVVGDDVSILHEVTLGGSGKECGDRHPKVGNGVLIGAGAKLLGNICIGAGAKIGAGSVVLDDVEGHTTVVGVPARPVGKPLHQSPSKYMDHHVE
- the gap gene encoding type I glyceraldehyde-3-phosphate dehydrogenase, whose protein sequence is MAIKVGINGFGRIGRNVFRAAAKRDDIQIVGINDLLDVDYLAYMLKYDSVHGRFDGSVEVVDGKLVVDGSEVRVSAERNPADLAWGDVSAEVVVESTGFFLTDETARGHIAAGAKKVVLSAPSKDATPMFVYGVNTDKYAGQDIVSNASCTTNCLAPISKVLNDKFGIKRGLMTTVHAATATQKTVDGPSAKDWRGGRGILENIIPSSTGAAKAVGKVLPELNGKLTGMAFRVPTSDVSCVDLTVELEKDASYEEICAEMKRASENELAGVLGYTEDAVVATDFRGCELTSIFDAKAGIALDGTFVKLVSWYDNEMGYSNKVLDLITVITA
- a CDS encoding phosphoribosyl-ATP diphosphatase — encoded protein: MKTFEELFEELSKKAAAGDPNSGTVKELNKGTHFIGKKIVEEAAEVWMAAKFETDDDTALEISQLLYHLQVMMIDQKLTLEDIYKKL
- a CDS encoding CobW family GTP-binding protein; translation: MRKQDYKIPVTILTGFLGAGKTTLLNNLVEQGDKRLALIINEFGEVGLDGDLVTNAEDQVLELNNGCLCCTVKGDLTKILLNLLSCEKEFDQIVIETTGLADPAPVAELIYFDSHVNKRFYLDGIVTVFDCANVDSVLETPEGLKQLIYADKVLLNKMDLVEGFDLARLKILNPLADYEETVKGEVSDLAALLEQGGFRVDLKALQGETHHNRDHSHDHDHSHNHDHSHSHEHSDMASLSICKKGSLNNGAFRQWIGASLFDTSQVIYRMKGIVNLSGVKGSTVFQSVHRLFEDEVAEKDYKDENRIVFIGKKLNEEKLRKGFFACFEP